CTGCTCAACGTCCTGCGTACCGACAAACCCGCCAACTGGGGCAGTCTTAAGAGCGAAAAAGAATGGGCCAGGGCGATGGAGGAGGAAGCTTTCGCGGATCAATTCACGCGGGCGATGGATTGTCGCGGCGTTTGCCTGGGTCGGGCGGCAGCCAAGGCACTGGACTTGAGCAATCACCATCGGCTGCTCGACATCGCCGGCGGCTCGGGCATCTACGCGTGCTCGATGGTCGCGCATCATCCCCATCTCAAGGCCGTCGTGTTCGAGAAACCGCCGGTTGACAAAGTTGCGCGGAGCGCGATTGCCAGACGCGGTTTCGGCGACCGTGTGTCTGTCATCGCAGGTGACATGTTTACCAACCCCTTGCCAGCCGGCTTCGACGTTCACTTGATTTCCAATGTGCTTCATGACTGGGACGTGCCGGTGGTGAAACGACTCCTGGCCGCTTCATTCAATTCGCTCGCGCCCGGCGGCAGGCTCGTGATTCACGACGCGCATTTGAACAGGGACAAGTCCGGACCGCTGCACGTGGCGGAGTATTCCGTGATGTTGATGCATTCGACCGAAGGACGATGCTACTCGGTTGCCGAGATGGAGTCCTATTTGAAGGAGGCCGGTTTCTGCGAGACACAGTTGATTCCCACGGCGGCGAGTCGAAGCATCATTGTCACCCATAAACGCGCCTGAGCGGTCTGGGCCATGGTTGATTCCGTCCCGGGCAGTGAAGGGCAGCGTGGACGATCCGCAAAGGTTGAACGGCGACACTCGCGGGCTTGACCGGCGCCGCAGGAACGGATTTGCTCTTCGCGCCCGTAGCCATGAGCCCAG
This genomic window from Candidatus Angelobacter sp. contains:
- a CDS encoding methyltransferase gives rise to the protein MKPTELTLAPETDPTAIYRCRDALYAADMLTVALVHLDFFTGLAAKPAGLEAICAGFGIKERPADVMLTLFTAMGFLENRGGIFSLTQLAREHLVKTSPWFIGPYYASLKDRPVCNDLLNVLRTDKPANWGSLKSEKEWARAMEEEAFADQFTRAMDCRGVCLGRAAAKALDLSNHHRLLDIAGGSGIYACSMVAHHPHLKAVVFEKPPVDKVARSAIARRGFGDRVSVIAGDMFTNPLPAGFDVHLISNVLHDWDVPVVKRLLAASFNSLAPGGRLVIHDAHLNRDKSGPLHVAEYSVMLMHSTEGRCYSVAEMESYLKEAGFCETQLIPTAASRSIIVTHKRA